A region of Candidatus Hydrogenedentota bacterium DNA encodes the following proteins:
- a CDS encoding DUF433 domain-containing protein: MKFARITINPEQMGGVACIRGLRIPVSTVVSMVADGMSDPEILDAYPDLEIADIHEALHFAAEAVRERELPILAP; this comes from the coding sequence ATGAAATTTGCGCGAATAACAATCAATCCCGAACAGATGGGTGGCGTGGCCTGCATACGGGGATTGAGAATCCCCGTTTCCACGGTGGTCTCCATGGTGGCGGATGGAATGTCGGATCCAGAGATTCTGGACGCCTATCCAGACTTGGAAATCGCGGACATTCACGAGGCGCTTCACTTTGCGGCGGAGGCGGTTCGAGAGCGCGAGTTGCCAATACTGGCCCCGTGA
- a CDS encoding DUF5615 family PIN-like protein: MRFLIDNAISPKVAGVLCARGFDCVHVRDVGMAEATDLEIFERAAIEQRVLVSADTDFGTLLATYQATEPSLILLRKVATHRPLVQAELILANLAALEESLERGCVVVIDEARIRIRTLPILES, encoded by the coding sequence GTGAGGTTCTTAATTGACAACGCGATTTCTCCCAAAGTTGCGGGTGTGCTTTGTGCGAGAGGCTTTGATTGTGTGCATGTCCGGGACGTGGGAATGGCGGAAGCCACCGACTTGGAGATATTCGAACGAGCAGCAATAGAACAGCGGGTACTGGTTTCCGCCGATACGGATTTTGGGACGCTTCTCGCGACCTATCAGGCAACCGAACCGTCGCTGATTCTGTTGCGGAAGGTGGCGACTCACCGTCCCCTGGTTCAGGCGGAACTGATTCTCGCTAATCTGGCCGCGTTGGAGGAGTCACTGGAACGTGGGTGTGTTGTTGTGATTGATGAGGCCCGCATCCGAATCAGAACGCTGCCCATTCTGGAATCGTGA
- a CDS encoding response regulator — protein MKHALRDIDPTQYDILIVDDNPENLKVLGNFLVEQGFNVRAARDGKQALDSVEAEPPELVLLDIHMPVLDGYEVCRRLKESEAFSDIPIIFLSALGETFNKVLAFELGAADYISKPFELEEVRVRVNTQLMAHRLLAENRAGFRASFEQAATGILHAHLDGCVFAANRRFCEMLGIPNERLIGRNAPDLLGSELGAALAEDLAQLRDGAAESPARNVRWSRPEGENCWLRTRSSRIVISANRDPYAAVFVEDVSDQRRADEDRARLAAALEQAPDAIAIADADGAIVYVNHAWEQAHGAARDELRGQRLPLFSEDPEHAPVREALAQEGTWHGRTARQLPAGARITEEHHVSVVRGSQGEIESYIAVSRDISLQLRLEDQLRQSQKMEAIGTLAAGIAHDFNNLLAAISGFTELALEDLPPGTEVSANLREVAGASERARELVRQILAFGRQSEFKIRTIHLNDAIEDVIRLLRRTIPPTVEIRSDLDESCPPVLADATAIHQILMNLCTNAYHAMEEAGGVLGIRLSHAWIDHDQLQGHPELEAGRYARIDVSDTGHGMEEHVRQRIFEPYFTTKHQVGGTGLGLATVHGIVSDLSGAIHVYSEAGLGSTFSIVLPIAPAGAEGAESAADDTARGGNEHVMFVDDEASICRFAEKALQRLGYRATTVSNPARALELLRAAPQGYDVIITDEMMPQMRGSELLAAVREINAEIPVILYSGFSGAQHRRPNTDELFNAHVMKPMVTSELSKAIRTVLDGRAQAS, from the coding sequence ATGAAACACGCGCTGCGCGACATCGACCCCACCCAGTATGACATTCTCATCGTGGACGACAACCCGGAAAACCTCAAGGTTCTCGGCAATTTCCTGGTCGAGCAGGGTTTCAATGTCCGCGCCGCGCGTGACGGGAAGCAGGCGCTGGACAGCGTGGAGGCCGAACCGCCGGAGCTCGTCCTGCTGGATATCCACATGCCGGTGCTCGACGGCTACGAGGTGTGCCGCCGCCTGAAGGAGAGCGAAGCGTTTTCCGACATCCCGATCATTTTCCTCAGCGCCCTGGGCGAGACGTTTAACAAGGTGCTCGCCTTCGAACTCGGCGCGGCCGACTATATCTCCAAGCCGTTTGAATTGGAAGAGGTCCGCGTCCGCGTCAACACCCAATTGATGGCGCACCGGCTACTGGCGGAGAACCGGGCCGGGTTTCGCGCGAGTTTCGAGCAGGCCGCCACGGGAATTCTCCACGCGCACCTGGACGGTTGCGTCTTCGCGGCGAACCGCCGCTTCTGCGAAATGCTCGGCATCCCCAACGAGCGCCTGATCGGGCGAAACGCGCCCGACCTCCTGGGCTCCGAACTGGGCGCGGCCCTGGCCGAGGATCTTGCGCAGCTCCGCGACGGGGCCGCCGAGTCTCCGGCGCGGAATGTCCGCTGGAGCCGCCCCGAGGGCGAAAACTGCTGGCTGCGGACGCGGTCTTCGCGCATTGTGATCAGCGCGAACCGCGATCCCTACGCCGCCGTCTTCGTGGAGGACGTCTCCGACCAGCGCCGCGCCGACGAGGATCGCGCGCGCCTGGCGGCCGCGCTCGAGCAGGCGCCCGACGCCATCGCCATTGCGGACGCGGACGGCGCCATCGTTTACGTTAATCACGCCTGGGAACAGGCCCACGGTGCGGCCCGGGACGAGCTCCGCGGCCAGCGGCTGCCGCTATTCAGCGAAGATCCGGAGCACGCCCCCGTGCGCGAGGCCCTGGCGCAAGAAGGCACGTGGCACGGGCGCACGGCGCGGCAGCTGCCCGCCGGCGCGCGCATTACCGAAGAGCACCACGTCTCGGTGGTTCGCGGGAGCCAGGGCGAAATAGAAAGCTACATTGCCGTGTCGCGCGACATTTCCCTCCAGCTCCGGCTGGAGGATCAGCTCCGCCAATCACAGAAAATGGAAGCTATCGGTACGCTCGCCGCCGGGATCGCCCACGATTTCAACAACCTGCTCGCGGCGATTTCGGGGTTCACCGAGCTGGCGCTTGAGGACTTGCCGCCGGGCACGGAGGTCAGCGCGAATCTGCGCGAAGTGGCCGGCGCGTCCGAGCGCGCGCGCGAGCTGGTGCGCCAGATTCTGGCTTTCGGACGCCAGTCGGAATTCAAGATTCGGACGATCCACCTGAACGACGCCATCGAGGACGTCATCCGGCTGCTCCGGCGAACGATCCCGCCCACGGTTGAGATCCGGTCGGATCTGGACGAATCCTGCCCGCCGGTACTTGCGGACGCGACGGCGATACACCAGATTCTCATGAATCTTTGCACGAACGCGTACCACGCCATGGAAGAAGCCGGCGGCGTGCTTGGCATCCGGCTCTCGCACGCGTGGATCGATCACGACCAACTTCAGGGCCATCCGGAGCTGGAGGCCGGCCGCTACGCGCGGATCGACGTAAGCGACACGGGCCACGGCATGGAGGAACACGTGCGGCAGCGGATCTTCGAGCCGTACTTCACCACGAAGCACCAGGTAGGCGGCACGGGGCTCGGGCTGGCAACCGTCCACGGCATCGTGAGCGACCTGAGCGGCGCGATACACGTCTACAGCGAGGCCGGGCTGGGATCCACCTTCTCGATCGTGCTCCCCATTGCCCCCGCGGGCGCGGAGGGCGCCGAATCGGCGGCGGACGACACGGCCCGGGGCGGCAATGAGCACGTTATGTTCGTGGACGACGAGGCCAGTATCTGCCGCTTCGCGGAGAAGGCATTGCAGCGTCTGGGCTACCGCGCCACCACGGTGTCGAACCCGGCGCGCGCGCTGGAATTGCTCCGCGCGGCGCCGCAGGGCTACGACGTGATCATAACCGACGAGATGATGCCGCAGATGCGCGGGTCGGAGCTGCTCGCGGCAGTCCGCGAGATCAATGCGGAGATTCCGGTGATTCTCTATAGCGGGTTCTCCGGCGCGCAACACCGCCGCCCCAACACCGATGAACTGTTTAACGCCCATGTCATGAAGCCCATGGTTACCTCGGAGCTTTCCAAGGCGATCCGGACTGTGCTGGACGGGCGCGCCCAGGCCAGCTGA
- a CDS encoding DUF1501 domain-containing protein, whose product MDPLQTYVLQQTRRQFLGRAAKGIGTMALASLLNPGVLSAGATAPDRWTGITNPTHFKPRAKRIIYLYMAGGPSHLETFDYKPALRKLDGAPMPESFTKGEQLAQLQGAELRCMGSQFDFARHGKSGQEISSLLPNIATLADDMCIIRSMQTDQINHDPAHTFMNSGTAISGRPSMGSWLLYGLGSECENLPGFIVLTSLGDGRSPQPLSSRQWHSGFLPSKFQGVKFNSTGDPVHYVSSPDGITHGQQRDIVDAVQALNGIHDAHVDEGEIATRISQYEMAFRMQTSVPDLVDISDEPQHILDMYGTQGADGTFAFNCLLARRMAERGVRFIQLYHRDWDHHNDLKHYMQGCAKDVDQATAALVNDLKQRGMLEDTIIIWGGEFGRTPMVQGNKGGPGRDHHMNGFSIWMAGGGIQGGITHGATDELGYKAVQDVVTVHDFHATLLHQMGIDHKKLTYRFQGRDFRLTDVHGNVVKSILV is encoded by the coding sequence ATGGACCCTCTTCAAACCTACGTGCTCCAGCAGACCCGCCGCCAATTCCTCGGCCGGGCGGCTAAGGGCATCGGCACGATGGCGCTGGCGTCGCTGCTTAATCCGGGCGTCTTGTCCGCGGGCGCCACGGCCCCGGACCGCTGGACCGGGATCACCAATCCGACGCACTTCAAGCCGCGCGCCAAACGCATTATCTACCTCTACATGGCCGGCGGTCCCTCGCACCTGGAGACCTTTGACTATAAGCCGGCCCTGCGCAAGCTCGACGGCGCGCCCATGCCGGAATCTTTCACCAAGGGCGAGCAGCTCGCGCAATTGCAGGGCGCCGAGCTCCGCTGCATGGGGTCGCAGTTCGATTTCGCGCGACACGGGAAATCGGGCCAGGAGATCTCCTCGCTTCTCCCCAATATCGCCACGCTTGCCGACGACATGTGCATTATTCGCTCCATGCAGACGGATCAGATCAACCATGACCCCGCGCACACGTTCATGAACTCGGGGACGGCCATCTCCGGGCGCCCGAGCATGGGTTCCTGGCTGCTCTACGGCCTCGGAAGCGAGTGCGAAAACCTGCCGGGCTTCATTGTGCTCACGTCGCTCGGCGATGGCCGCAGCCCCCAGCCGCTCTCCTCGCGCCAGTGGCACAGCGGCTTCCTGCCCAGCAAATTCCAGGGCGTGAAGTTCAATTCCACGGGCGATCCGGTGCACTACGTGAGCAGTCCCGACGGCATTACGCACGGGCAGCAGCGCGATATCGTCGATGCGGTCCAGGCGCTGAACGGTATACACGACGCGCACGTGGATGAGGGCGAAATCGCCACACGCATCAGCCAGTACGAGATGGCCTTCCGCATGCAGACCAGCGTGCCGGATCTGGTCGATATCTCCGACGAGCCCCAGCATATTCTCGACATGTACGGCACGCAGGGCGCCGACGGCACTTTCGCGTTCAACTGCCTGCTCGCGCGGCGCATGGCCGAGCGCGGCGTGCGCTTTATCCAGCTCTACCACCGCGACTGGGATCACCACAACGACCTCAAGCACTATATGCAGGGCTGCGCGAAGGACGTCGACCAGGCGACCGCGGCGCTCGTGAACGACCTGAAGCAGCGGGGCATGCTGGAGGACACGATCATTATCTGGGGCGGCGAGTTTGGCCGCACACCGATGGTGCAGGGGAACAAAGGCGGGCCCGGCCGCGATCACCACATGAACGGGTTCTCCATATGGATGGCGGGCGGCGGGATCCAGGGCGGCATCACACACGGCGCCACCGACGAACTCGGCTATAAGGCCGTTCAGGACGTCGTGACGGTGCACGACTTCCACGCGACGCTGCTGCACCAGATGGGCATCGACCACAAGAAGCTGACCTACCGGTTCCAGGGCCGCGATTTCCGCCTGACCGACGTGCATGGCAACGTGGTAAAGAGCATTCTGGTCTGA
- a CDS encoding PSD1 domain-containing protein — MRHVVLVAALLWSAASASGEEPLPDRVEFNRHIRPILSDNCFQCHGPDRNTREAGLRLDVRGEAVADRGGFRAVAAGDPDASEIIHRILAEDPGDKMPPPESNRHVSEREQALLRRWIAQGAEYEAHWAYIPPAAHPLPNVENAAWPRNDVDRFVLARLDQEGLRPSPEAGRETLIRRLYFDLIGLPPTPAEVGAFLLDNAPDAYEKLVERLLASPHFGERLAVYWLDLVRYADTVGYHGDQVRGVAPYRDYVIAAFNSNMPFDQFTREQLAGDLLERPTKEQIIATGYNRLNMVTREGGAQEMDYIVRYAADRTRTTASVWLGSSMGCAQCHDHKFDPFTIEDFYRFSAFFADIKEKGVQSEAGNEGPFPPYLLFPEPEQKVEHDAVLDRLASLQSLLETFEEGESVEGGESPATTDDLNKQLREAERRKFSLEQQIHSSAITETMEPRVTRVLPRGNWMDESGAVVEPAAPAFLGGLWLTGARPDRLDLANWLTDRNNPLTARVFANRLWKLYFGTGISRVLDDLGSQGEWPVHPELLDYLAIAFMDSGWDVKHMVRLLVTSSAYRQSSMADAALKHIDPANRLIARQSRFRLEAEFVRDNALKVSGLLSEKMGGPAAKPYQPAGYYKELNFPTREYEPSTGEELYRRGVYTHWQRTYLHPSLLAFDAPTREECTAERTISNSPQQALTLLNDPIFVEAARVFAERILLEGGDTADDRIRWAWREALSRDPVPEEHEILAGLYAKHLAQFEANPASAADFIAIGEKPAPAGVDPVQLAAWSSVSRTIMNTHEMIYRY, encoded by the coding sequence ATGCGGCATGTCGTTTTGGTGGCGGCCTTGCTGTGGAGCGCCGCGTCCGCTTCGGGAGAGGAGCCGCTGCCCGATCGGGTGGAGTTTAACCGGCATATCCGCCCGATACTCTCCGACAATTGCTTCCAATGCCACGGTCCCGACCGGAACACCCGCGAGGCGGGGCTTCGCCTCGATGTGCGCGGCGAGGCCGTCGCGGACCGGGGCGGTTTTCGCGCGGTAGCGGCGGGCGATCCGGATGCGAGCGAAATCATCCACCGCATTCTCGCGGAGGACCCCGGCGACAAGATGCCGCCGCCCGAATCGAACCGGCATGTTTCGGAGCGCGAGCAGGCGCTTTTGCGGCGCTGGATCGCGCAGGGCGCGGAATACGAGGCGCACTGGGCGTACATCCCGCCCGCCGCGCACCCGTTGCCCAACGTCGAAAACGCCGCCTGGCCGCGCAACGACGTCGATCGCTTCGTGCTTGCGCGGCTGGATCAGGAAGGGCTTCGCCCATCTCCCGAAGCGGGCCGCGAGACGCTTATCCGGCGGCTGTACTTCGATCTCATCGGTTTGCCCCCGACCCCCGCCGAGGTGGGCGCCTTCCTGCTCGACAATGCGCCCGACGCCTACGAGAAGCTCGTTGAACGTCTTCTGGCCTCGCCGCACTTTGGAGAACGCCTGGCGGTCTACTGGCTCGACCTCGTGCGCTACGCCGACACGGTGGGCTACCACGGCGATCAGGTGCGCGGCGTCGCGCCCTACCGGGATTATGTCATCGCCGCCTTCAACAGCAACATGCCCTTCGATCAGTTCACGCGGGAGCAACTGGCGGGCGACCTCTTGGAGCGCCCTACGAAGGAGCAGATCATCGCCACGGGCTACAACCGCCTCAACATGGTCACCCGCGAGGGCGGCGCGCAGGAGATGGACTACATCGTGCGCTATGCCGCCGACCGAACGCGGACCACGGCCTCGGTGTGGCTCGGTTCTTCGATGGGCTGCGCGCAGTGTCACGATCACAAGTTCGACCCCTTCACCATCGAGGATTTCTACCGCTTCAGCGCGTTCTTCGCCGACATCAAGGAAAAAGGCGTACAGAGCGAAGCCGGCAACGAGGGCCCCTTCCCGCCGTACCTGCTCTTCCCGGAACCAGAGCAGAAAGTGGAGCACGACGCGGTGCTCGATCGCCTGGCGAGCCTGCAATCCTTGTTGGAGACCTTCGAGGAGGGGGAGAGCGTTGAAGGCGGCGAAAGCCCCGCTACCACGGACGATCTTAATAAGCAACTGCGCGAGGCGGAGCGCCGGAAGTTCAGCCTGGAGCAACAGATCCACAGCAGCGCCATCACCGAAACCATGGAGCCCCGCGTCACGCGCGTCTTGCCGCGCGGCAATTGGATGGACGAGTCCGGCGCGGTGGTGGAGCCGGCGGCGCCCGCCTTTCTGGGCGGGCTGTGGCTCACCGGCGCGCGTCCCGACCGGCTTGATTTGGCGAACTGGCTGACGGATCGCAACAACCCGCTCACCGCGCGTGTCTTCGCGAACCGCCTCTGGAAGCTCTATTTTGGCACGGGCATCTCACGCGTCCTCGACGACCTGGGCTCGCAGGGCGAGTGGCCCGTGCATCCCGAATTGCTCGACTACCTGGCGATTGCCTTCATGGACAGCGGCTGGGACGTCAAGCACATGGTCCGGCTCCTCGTCACGAGCAGCGCCTACCGGCAGTCCTCCATGGCCGACGCCGCGCTCAAGCACATCGACCCGGCCAACCGCCTGATCGCGCGCCAGTCGCGTTTTCGCCTGGAGGCCGAGTTCGTGCGCGACAACGCCTTGAAGGTGAGCGGCCTGCTGTCGGAGAAGATGGGCGGGCCCGCCGCGAAACCCTACCAGCCCGCGGGCTATTACAAGGAACTGAACTTTCCGACGCGCGAGTACGAGCCGAGCACAGGTGAAGAATTGTACCGCCGCGGCGTGTACACCCACTGGCAGCGGACCTATCTCCATCCGAGCCTGTTGGCCTTCGATGCTCCAACCCGGGAGGAATGCACCGCCGAGCGCACCATATCCAACTCGCCCCAGCAGGCCCTGACGCTGCTTAACGATCCCATATTCGTTGAGGCGGCGCGCGTTTTCGCCGAGCGAATCCTCCTGGAAGGCGGGGACACGGCCGACGATCGCATCCGCTGGGCCTGGCGCGAGGCGCTGTCCCGGGATCCCGTCCCCGAAGAGCACGAAATCCTCGCGGGGCTGTACGCGAAGCACCTGGCGCAGTTCGAGGCAAACCCGGCATCCGCGGCGGACTTCATCGCCATCGGAGAGAAGCCGGCCCCCGCGGGCGTCGACCCGGTCCAGCTTGCAGCCTGGAGCTCGGTGAGCCGGACCATCATGAATACACACGAGATGATTTATCGGTATTGA